From Mycobacteriales bacterium, one genomic window encodes:
- the bioD gene encoding dethiobiotin synthase, with amino-acid sequence MAVVVVSGTGTGVGKTIVTAALATLALDRGATVAVVKPAQTGVAAGEPGDLADVKRLSGADELHELVRYPDPLAPAAAARLSGRPPVDLAELTQLLLDLHDRHDLVLVEGAGGLLVRFDEDGLTLADVARTVRAPVLVVAGAGLGTLNSTALTLEALAHRGIDLAGVVVGDWPAEPDLACRTNLRDLETLAARPLGGAMPQGSGVLDRASFLATARAGIGRQLGGEFDPAVFKAVHGT; translated from the coding sequence GTGGCAGTCGTCGTCGTGTCCGGCACCGGGACAGGGGTCGGCAAGACGATCGTGACCGCGGCGCTCGCCACGCTGGCGCTCGACCGCGGTGCGACCGTCGCGGTCGTCAAGCCGGCCCAGACCGGGGTCGCCGCGGGCGAGCCGGGCGACCTCGCCGACGTGAAGCGGCTGTCCGGCGCCGACGAGCTGCACGAGCTGGTCCGCTACCCCGACCCGTTGGCCCCCGCTGCCGCGGCGCGGCTGTCCGGACGACCGCCGGTCGACCTGGCCGAGCTGACGCAGCTGCTGCTCGACCTCCACGACCGCCACGACCTGGTGCTCGTCGAGGGGGCCGGGGGGCTGCTCGTGCGCTTCGACGAGGACGGGCTCACCCTCGCCGACGTCGCCCGCACGGTGCGTGCCCCCGTCCTGGTGGTCGCCGGTGCCGGCCTCGGCACCCTCAACAGCACGGCACTCACCCTGGAGGCGCTGGCCCACCGCGGGATCGACCTCGCCGGCGTCGTGGTCGGTGACTGGCCGGCCGAACCCGACCTCGCCTGCCGCACCAACCTGCGCGACCTCGAGACCCTGGCCGCCCGCCCGCTCGGGGGCGCGATGCCGCAGGGATCCGGCGTACTCGACCGTGCGTCGTTCCTCGCGACCGCGCGCGCGGGCATCGGTCGCCAGCTCGGCGGGGAGTTCGACCCGGCCGTGTTCAAGGCCGTTCACGGCACCTGA